A single genomic interval of Zobellia nedashkovskayae harbors:
- a CDS encoding purine-cytosine permease family protein, translating into MAENNQYTNTKVQSKDFTSGWLIALLIAGTGLTLPILYLGSEVALGIGLKGALWAFGISTAVLTIMCLATTRIGNRSRLSTYMILHFSFGRQGAKIMNTIFGITLLGWFSVALELLAIAVADTAFATFSVVLPQWIIILVMGMLITATTFRGIRSLERLANMAVPVLTLFLIYVIYVSFDQGMSFQEVLDFVPENPTMTLFEATSILVGSSILFPVLMADFSRFIYNDRQSMIAVLGITIGFPVALILSAIPSIQTGQVDIIKVMQEFDLVLPAFVLLLVSTWVGNACNLYSTALTFSTVKTGWSFQKTTLLSSVFGILFALLGFSNYLFDFLSFLGVLAPSISAIYIIHFYWVKRQHYVLNEIAEWEPKALISWVISSGITVFTYLDVFQLTHAYFVDSFLMGGLTYILLKWKEIREAKQ; encoded by the coding sequence ATGGCCGAGAATAATCAATATACAAACACTAAAGTACAATCTAAAGATTTTACTTCTGGTTGGCTTATTGCATTGCTCATTGCCGGCACAGGGTTAACGCTCCCTATCCTTTATTTGGGGTCTGAAGTTGCGTTGGGTATTGGGCTTAAAGGTGCTTTATGGGCTTTTGGTATAAGTACAGCCGTATTAACGATAATGTGTCTGGCTACCACTAGAATTGGTAATCGTTCTCGTCTTTCTACCTATATGATACTTCATTTTAGCTTTGGTAGGCAAGGGGCCAAGATTATGAACACCATTTTTGGTATCACTCTTTTGGGCTGGTTTTCCGTAGCCTTGGAGTTATTGGCTATAGCGGTCGCAGACACTGCATTCGCTACGTTTTCTGTAGTATTGCCACAGTGGATTATAATCTTGGTAATGGGGATGTTAATCACCGCAACCACTTTTCGCGGTATACGAAGTTTGGAACGATTGGCAAATATGGCTGTACCTGTTCTTACATTGTTTTTAATTTATGTTATTTATGTTTCGTTCGATCAAGGCATGTCTTTTCAGGAGGTGTTAGATTTTGTACCGGAAAATCCTACCATGACTTTGTTCGAAGCTACGTCAATACTGGTTGGTTCCTCTATTCTTTTCCCTGTATTAATGGCAGATTTTTCTAGGTTTATATACAATGACAGGCAAAGTATGATTGCCGTGCTGGGCATTACTATTGGTTTTCCTGTGGCATTAATTTTAAGTGCCATTCCATCTATACAAACGGGACAAGTAGATATTATAAAGGTAATGCAGGAATTTGACCTTGTATTGCCTGCATTTGTTTTATTGTTGGTTTCTACGTGGGTGGGCAACGCATGTAATCTCTATTCTACGGCACTCACTTTCTCTACGGTAAAAACAGGTTGGTCTTTTCAGAAAACGACCTTGTTATCAAGTGTTTTTGGTATTCTTTTTGCGCTGCTCGGTTTTTCAAATTATCTGTTCGATTTTCTTAGTTTTCTGGGTGTTTTGGCGCCTTCCATTTCTGCTATTTATATCATCCATTTTTATTGGGTAAAAAGACAACACTACGTATTGAACGAAATTGCGGAATGGGAGCCAAAGGCATTGATCAGTTGGGTTATTAGCTCGGGAATAACCGTGTTTACCTATTTAGACGTTTTTCAATTAACGCACGCCTACTTTGTTGATTCGTTTCTGATGGGTGGATTGACTTATATCCTCTTAAAGTGGAAAGAAATTAGAGAAGCAAAACAATAA
- a CDS encoding metallophosphoesterase family protein: MKRRHFLSKSTVAAAATCAAPLIQSVDEIKASIRLIHLTDCHVNGEKNVENELRRALRKINALDRKPDFILNGGDAIFDAMEATKSDTKKQWKSWHTVLKEENSLPMHACIGNHDIFGWGFLKNPTASTIMTGKQWAMDELGIAKRYYSFSYDDWHFIVLDTVQYKDLAYQAKLDEEQWEWLEKDLSESKGKFVCILSHIPLLSFCHQIFLVGDDGKLITLPQGILMNSEPLRIKNLINKHDNVKLCLSGHLHMQEEIEYLNVKYLCNGAISGNWWKGAFQEFEPAFTIVDLFPDGTSKHEWVTY, from the coding sequence ATGAAACGTAGACATTTCCTCTCAAAATCCACAGTTGCAGCGGCTGCAACATGTGCCGCCCCATTAATTCAGTCGGTAGATGAAATAAAAGCGTCAATTAGGTTAATTCATCTAACGGATTGCCATGTTAACGGCGAAAAAAATGTGGAGAATGAACTTAGAAGAGCCCTTCGAAAGATAAATGCACTTGATAGAAAACCTGACTTTATTTTAAATGGAGGTGATGCTATTTTTGATGCTATGGAGGCAACAAAAAGTGATACAAAAAAGCAATGGAAATCTTGGCATACAGTTTTGAAAGAAGAGAACAGTTTGCCTATGCACGCCTGTATTGGAAACCATGATATTTTTGGTTGGGGTTTTTTGAAAAATCCTACGGCCAGTACTATAATGACCGGAAAACAATGGGCGATGGATGAGTTGGGTATCGCAAAACGTTATTATAGTTTTTCTTATGACGATTGGCATTTTATAGTGCTTGATACCGTACAGTATAAAGATTTGGCTTATCAGGCCAAATTGGATGAAGAACAATGGGAGTGGTTGGAGAAGGATTTGAGCGAATCAAAAGGGAAGTTTGTTTGCATACTATCACATATTCCATTGCTATCCTTTTGTCATCAAATATTTCTTGTTGGAGATGATGGAAAGTTAATTACGTTGCCACAAGGCATACTTATGAACTCTGAACCTTTGAGAATTAAGAACCTTATCAACAAACATGATAATGTAAAACTTTGCTTATCAGGTCATCTACACATGCAGGAAGAAATTGAATATTTGAACGTAAAGTATTTGTGTAACGGTGCTATTTCAGGTAATTGGTGGAAAGGAGCATTTCAAGAATTTGAACCGGCTTTTACCATAGTAGATTTATTTCCGGACGGAACATCTAAGCATGAATGGGTAACGTATTAA
- a CDS encoding cytosine permease: MSNAAEVGVDDYSKTKVPQDKTVHGIHIASIIVGIGVTLPTFFLGAEVAQSIGLSNAFWVFLGVNIVLSVLCGITAIIGNRTRLSTYMLLHFSFGKKGTLLINFLIGITLLGWYAVTVEIFGEALTDAFKHLLDIDVPLYVSIISGSILMTLTSIYGFTVVERFSAIAVPLMIVFLVYVLYVCTNENSIGSLLAIEGNGNMTIIQAISAIVGMTILTPVLMPDFTRFARTDKDSLISVLALAFGFPLILLAGAIPSLATGEIDIMKIMIGLSLTVPAFVILIFSTWTTNTSNLYSTQLTLSTVFKKQKYAVLGLIGSCVATLVAVIGIATHFISLLNVLSILIPPISAIFIADFFFIRNQDYDLKDFNKLPAFGIPAIISWLVACVVAFLGSYNHITLTAISFFDSFLVAFILYLILKKTWK, from the coding sequence ATGTCAAATGCAGCAGAAGTAGGTGTTGATGATTATTCAAAAACAAAAGTACCTCAAGATAAAACTGTCCATGGTATTCATATAGCTTCTATAATTGTGGGTATAGGTGTAACCTTACCCACTTTTTTTTTAGGGGCAGAAGTAGCACAATCCATCGGGCTCTCAAATGCCTTTTGGGTTTTTCTAGGGGTAAACATTGTCTTAAGTGTGCTTTGTGGCATTACGGCTATTATAGGCAATAGAACAAGATTGTCAACCTATATGCTTTTGCATTTTTCCTTCGGAAAAAAAGGAACCTTGCTTATAAATTTTTTAATAGGAATAACCCTTTTAGGATGGTATGCAGTAACGGTTGAAATATTTGGGGAAGCACTTACCGATGCTTTTAAACACCTTTTGGATATTGATGTACCATTATATGTCAGTATTATTTCAGGAAGTATTTTAATGACACTAACTTCTATTTATGGCTTTACGGTTGTAGAACGTTTTTCGGCAATTGCAGTACCTTTAATGATTGTTTTTCTGGTGTATGTACTTTACGTATGTACAAATGAGAATAGTATTGGGAGTCTGTTGGCTATTGAGGGTAATGGAAACATGACCATTATACAGGCCATTTCTGCTATTGTAGGTATGACCATTTTAACACCGGTTTTGATGCCTGATTTTACTCGCTTTGCCCGTACTGATAAAGATAGTTTAATATCTGTTTTGGCATTAGCATTTGGTTTTCCTTTGATTTTGTTGGCAGGGGCAATTCCTAGTTTGGCAACCGGTGAGATTGATATTATGAAGATAATGATCGGACTAAGTTTAACGGTACCTGCATTTGTTATTTTAATTTTTTCTACATGGACCACAAACACCTCTAATCTATATTCCACTCAACTTACCCTATCTACTGTTTTTAAGAAGCAGAAGTATGCTGTTTTAGGACTTATTGGTAGTTGCGTTGCAACTTTAGTAGCTGTAATTGGTATTGCTACTCATTTTATATCCCTATTAAACGTATTAAGTATTTTAATCCCTCCTATTTCTGCAATTTTTATAGCTGATTTTTTCTTCATTAGAAATCAAGATTATGATCTAAAAGATTTTAATAAATTACCAGCATTTGGTATACCGGCAATTATTAGTTGGTTGGTGGCCTGCGTAGTAGCTTTTTTGGGCTCTTACAATCATATTACACTAACAGCTATTTCTTTTTTTGATTCCTTTTTAGTGGCCTTCATCTTATATCTTATCCTAAAAAAAACCTGGAAATAA
- a CDS encoding aminoacyl-histidine dipeptidase, which produces MQITKLEPNAIWHHFEAINTIPRASTKEQEIIEFMVAFGKSLSLETSVDAIGNVIIKKPATKRKLDARTVVLQGHLDMVHQKEATSNFDFASQGIEMFVDGDWVKAKETTLGADNGIGVAAIMAVLSSNDLEHPPIEALFTIDEEMGMTGAMALTNDQLKGSILLNLDSEEDDMITIGCAGGVDVTIDGSYKTELLNAKKYSLFKIKLSGLTGGHSGVEIHLNQANAIIVLAECLDDLISKTGCRLHSVNVGTLTNVIPRNGWAIVAVAKDKSDLFSQAFIAIAEKLKKKYHATDADLKLAFSKTETTTAVLDVQTQNQLVKAILLTPNGVYSMTEGIADLVQTSNNIAILHIGEGRFHAACHTRSSVDSERDELAGKIKDCFSFAEVIEVGPYPGWEPRPNSELLSLTKKCYEKLNGETPIVKSIHAGLECGILSGTFPAMQMVSFGPNILGAHSPEERLQISSTQKFWKLLVKLLKELE; this is translated from the coding sequence ATGCAAATAACCAAATTAGAACCAAATGCTATTTGGCATCATTTTGAAGCCATTAATACTATACCACGAGCTTCTACAAAAGAACAAGAAATTATTGAGTTTATGGTTGCCTTTGGGAAGTCGTTAAGCTTAGAAACTTCTGTTGATGCAATTGGGAACGTTATTATCAAGAAACCGGCCACTAAGCGAAAGCTAGATGCTAGAACCGTTGTTTTACAGGGGCATTTAGATATGGTACATCAAAAGGAGGCGACCTCAAATTTTGATTTTGCAAGCCAAGGCATAGAAATGTTCGTTGATGGAGATTGGGTAAAGGCAAAAGAAACCACATTAGGAGCGGATAACGGAATTGGTGTTGCGGCGATTATGGCGGTTTTGTCCTCTAATGATTTGGAGCACCCTCCTATTGAGGCTTTGTTTACCATAGATGAAGAAATGGGTATGACCGGTGCCATGGCATTGACTAATGACCAGTTAAAGGGAAGTATTCTATTGAATTTGGATTCTGAAGAAGATGATATGATTACCATTGGATGTGCCGGTGGCGTTGATGTGACGATAGATGGTTCATATAAGACAGAACTTTTAAATGCAAAGAAGTATAGCTTATTTAAAATTAAGCTCAGTGGATTAACAGGGGGCCACTCTGGTGTAGAGATACATTTGAACCAAGCAAATGCTATAATTGTATTAGCCGAGTGTTTAGATGATTTGATATCTAAAACAGGTTGTAGATTACATAGCGTGAATGTGGGTACATTAACCAATGTAATACCTAGAAATGGCTGGGCAATAGTGGCAGTTGCAAAGGATAAAAGCGATTTGTTTTCACAAGCGTTTATAGCTATCGCCGAGAAGCTTAAGAAAAAATATCATGCTACGGATGCAGATCTAAAGTTAGCATTTTCAAAAACAGAAACCACCACAGCGGTTTTAGATGTACAAACACAGAATCAATTAGTAAAAGCTATTTTGCTCACCCCAAACGGGGTGTATTCAATGACCGAAGGTATTGCGGACTTGGTGCAGACTTCTAATAACATTGCTATACTCCATATTGGCGAAGGTCGTTTTCATGCGGCATGTCACACCCGTAGTTCTGTAGATAGTGAACGGGATGAATTGGCGGGAAAAATAAAAGATTGTTTCTCATTTGCAGAGGTCATAGAAGTTGGCCCTTACCCAGGTTGGGAACCTAGACCCAATAGTGAACTTTTAAGTCTTACTAAGAAGTGTTATGAAAAGTTGAATGGTGAGACGCCAATTGTTAAATCAATACATGCCGGTCTGGAATGTGGCATTTTATCAGGGACTTTTCCTGCTATGCAGATGGTTTCTTTTGGTCCTAATATTTTAGGAGCTCATTCACCTGAAGAACGGTTACAGATAAGTTCCACTCAAAAATTCTGGAAACTCTTGGTCAAATTACTTAAAGAATTGGAATAA
- a CDS encoding type 1 periplasmic binding fold superfamily protein, protein MKKIKLFSALVLAGSLFVACSDDDDSTPEIVNEEEIITTVTVTLSPEDDGTDVTLQLQDLDGDGSGEPVYTVSGSLVANMVYDGSIVLLNETESPAEDITEEVEEESDEHQFFYTVESGLDLTTEYANFDGDGNPLGTEFTLTTGEASSGTLTFTLRHEPTKPNDGTLADAGGETDVEAMFSVEIE, encoded by the coding sequence ATGAAAAAGATTAAATTATTTAGTGCGTTAGTATTAGCAGGATCTTTATTTGTTGCTTGTTCAGATGATGATGACAGTACGCCAGAAATTGTAAATGAAGAAGAAATCATTACGACGGTTACCGTTACACTTTCTCCGGAAGATGATGGAACTGACGTTACATTGCAATTACAGGATCTTGATGGTGATGGATCAGGTGAGCCTGTTTATACAGTGTCAGGTAGCTTAGTGGCTAATATGGTCTATGACGGAAGCATAGTTCTTTTGAACGAAACGGAAAGTCCTGCAGAGGATATTACCGAAGAAGTTGAAGAGGAAAGCGATGAGCACCAGTTTTTCTATACAGTTGAAAGTGGTTTGGATTTAACTACGGAATATGCAAATTTTGACGGTGATGGTAACCCATTAGGAACAGAATTTACTCTTACTACAGGTGAAGCTAGTTCTGGTACACTTACATTTACTTTACGCCACGAGCCAACTAAACCAAATGATGGAACTTTGGCAGATGCAGGTGGAGAAACTGATGTTGAAGCTATGTTCAGTGTAGAAATAGAATAG
- a CDS encoding TonB-dependent receptor, with product MLLYAISMLLFGSISPISQDCDNTLSGTVIDLHDSSLLSGALLIVAGTEQAVQTDVDGKFIITGLCDGTYSIQVSHPYCTTQGYTVKVSGNTSKTFRLEHHLEELNEVTIKGKAYQNEAKTIAKTKISTSELEDFSNGSLGDALNSLSGVSSLNTGSTVVKPMVNGLHSSRVVIINNGVRMEDQEWGAEHAPNIDVNSIANLTLIKGAGALQYSGDAIGGVIVADALKVPVKDSLYGKTLMNLASNGRGSSVTSQLTKSFQNGWYATAQGTVKRYGDFETPDYVLSNTGVFERSASLHFGVNRFKYGLEGYYSFFKNEIGILRASHVGGASDQLAAINSDVPSVIEDFTYDVGEPRQDVTHHLARLKMFYRFDGLGKLSLQYDFQRNNRLEYDIRVGDDADKASIDLELDTHTVLLDLDSDLSDKINLKTGLMARYQTNFADPNTGIRRLIPDYDMYNLGAYAVADYDLNENFLLEFGARFDYTYIDAFKFYRTSTWENRNYDQLYADIVIEETGNQILTNPQLNFYNTSATAGATYSFGEEYKIFFNYSLAARAPNPSELFSEGLHHSASRIEMGDLGFKSEVAHKVAVTLERKNPVFSFSVNPFINSINDFMVIEPTSIEQTIRGNFQVWEYRQTNALLLGFDLDASYAFTNNFRLDHQFSFVKGYDQSQNEPLISMPPVNTKNSLAYQNPKINNLRLALQSEFVFRQNEYPDNNFEVYIPETETYEIVDVSTPPGAYHLLNFNSSIDFNITQKSQLTVGFKVTNLLNNSYRNYLNRLRYYADELGRNYLLNLKFNY from the coding sequence ATGCTCTTATACGCTATATCTATGCTGCTATTTGGCAGCATATCTCCTATTTCCCAAGATTGTGACAATACTCTTTCAGGAACAGTAATAGATTTACACGATAGTTCTCTATTATCTGGGGCCTTACTTATTGTTGCGGGAACCGAACAAGCCGTTCAGACTGATGTAGATGGAAAATTTATAATAACAGGGCTTTGTGATGGCACGTATTCCATTCAAGTTTCGCATCCTTATTGTACCACACAAGGTTATACGGTAAAGGTGTCTGGAAATACTTCAAAAACCTTTCGCTTAGAGCATCATTTAGAAGAACTTAATGAAGTGACCATTAAAGGGAAAGCCTACCAAAATGAGGCAAAAACCATAGCTAAGACTAAGATATCCACCAGCGAGTTAGAAGATTTTAGTAACGGTTCCTTAGGGGATGCACTTAACAGCTTAAGTGGGGTTTCCTCACTAAACACAGGTAGTACTGTTGTTAAACCTATGGTTAACGGCCTGCACAGTAGTCGTGTAGTAATTATCAATAATGGGGTCCGGATGGAAGATCAAGAATGGGGGGCGGAACATGCACCGAATATTGATGTGAATTCCATAGCAAATCTAACTTTGATAAAAGGAGCGGGAGCTTTACAATATAGTGGTGATGCCATAGGTGGGGTCATAGTTGCAGATGCATTAAAAGTCCCGGTAAAGGATAGTTTGTACGGTAAAACACTCATGAACTTGGCTTCCAACGGGAGAGGTTCATCGGTTACATCACAATTAACCAAAAGCTTTCAAAATGGATGGTATGCTACGGCACAAGGAACAGTAAAACGCTATGGTGATTTTGAAACACCAGATTATGTTTTGAGCAATACGGGCGTTTTTGAGCGGAGTGCTTCATTACATTTTGGTGTGAACCGTTTTAAATATGGATTGGAGGGATATTATTCATTCTTTAAAAATGAAATAGGAATACTCCGAGCATCTCATGTTGGTGGAGCTTCGGACCAGTTAGCGGCAATAAATAGTGATGTTCCGTCTGTAATTGAGGATTTTACCTATGATGTTGGGGAACCTAGGCAAGATGTTACGCATCATTTGGCTCGTCTTAAAATGTTTTATCGTTTTGATGGTCTTGGAAAACTAAGTTTGCAATATGATTTTCAGCGGAACAATCGCTTGGAATATGACATTCGTGTAGGTGACGATGCAGATAAAGCTTCTATAGATTTAGAACTGGACACGCATACGGTTTTACTTGATTTAGATAGCGACCTCTCTGATAAAATTAATTTGAAGACCGGGCTAATGGCACGATACCAAACTAATTTTGCCGATCCTAATACGGGTATTCGAAGGTTAATACCAGATTATGATATGTATAATTTGGGTGCTTACGCCGTTGCAGATTACGACTTGAATGAAAATTTTCTTCTTGAGTTTGGAGCACGTTTTGACTATACGTATATAGATGCATTTAAGTTCTATCGTACATCAACTTGGGAGAATCGTAATTATGATCAACTATATGCAGATATTGTAATAGAGGAAACGGGAAATCAGATTTTAACGAATCCACAATTAAATTTTTATAACACATCCGCTACCGCAGGGGCAACATATTCTTTTGGTGAGGAATACAAAATCTTTTTTAATTATTCGCTGGCCGCTCGTGCACCAAATCCTTCAGAATTATTTAGCGAAGGTTTGCACCATTCGGCTTCACGAATAGAAATGGGAGACCTTGGTTTTAAGTCAGAAGTTGCTCATAAAGTTGCTGTAACATTAGAGCGCAAAAACCCGGTTTTTAGTTTTTCTGTCAATCCGTTTATCAATAGCATCAATGATTTTATGGTTATTGAACCCACATCAATCGAGCAGACCATACGAGGTAATTTTCAAGTTTGGGAGTACCGCCAGACCAATGCGCTGTTGTTAGGTTTTGATTTGGATGCCTCTTATGCGTTCACCAACAACTTCCGTTTAGACCACCAGTTTTCTTTCGTTAAGGGGTATGATCAAAGTCAAAACGAACCCTTAATAAGTATGCCGCCTGTCAATACAAAAAACAGTTTGGCATATCAAAACCCGAAGATCAATAACTTACGATTGGCGTTGCAGAGCGAATTTGTATTTCGACAGAACGAGTATCCAGATAATAATTTTGAGGTGTATATACCGGAAACGGAAACTTATGAAATAGTAGATGTAAGCACGCCGCCAGGGGCATATCACCTTTTAAATTTTAATTCTAGTATTGATTTTAATATTACCCAAAAATCGCAATTAACAGTAGGTTTTAAAGTCACGAACTTACTTAACAATTCATATCGAAATTACCTGAATCGTTTGCGCTACTATGCAGACGAGTTGGGTAGAAACTATTTGTTAAACCTTAAATTCAATTATTAA
- a CDS encoding adenosine kinase, which yields MIHIIKHKYTFVVLIFILLFGACKTPSQNLFKNNAYDITREKLIEADKAQRFSADVVLNPEELKLNEKLIALRKRMKREYDSLGVLPPAQPFEKYKDHVEQTTLFKLLQKMPKGGIHHLHPAAGVDFEWLIDKTIQEPKSYVYWGKSSAEYIKGQIEFFGEKKVPSGFYSISELDKNNTHFKEELLQLLTLTKEPTVDSLNIWIEFEKTFQRINGAYQYKPLYEDYMKNVIGNLINDSIMHMETRLFLSNKYDIDTKGQRITYPIDTTIQTLKRVVEKTKIDYPGFTHKAIYTSLRFYSNKKIAEELVTAFQIRKKYPEFIKGFDLVAEEDNGHTTHYFEQSWKMMDSLKQVYGIDMPLYLHDGESNSQSVDNLFDAVLLGSKRIGHGFNLMNFPKLVDLVIENDICIEVNPLSNQILGYSKDLRLHPASLMLRHGVQCSISSDDPAIFNYTGLSYDYWYSIMAWELDLKDIKKLVLNSITYSSLNSNEKREAMDQLEKSWMHFVNYANEFL from the coding sequence ATGATTCATATAATAAAGCATAAGTATACGTTTGTAGTACTCATCTTTATCCTTCTATTTGGAGCATGTAAAACTCCATCGCAAAATCTATTCAAGAACAATGCATATGATATTACAAGAGAAAAATTGATTGAAGCCGATAAGGCCCAAAGGTTCTCAGCAGATGTAGTCTTAAACCCTGAAGAGCTTAAACTTAACGAAAAACTTATTGCGTTAAGAAAAAGAATGAAACGGGAATACGATAGTCTTGGAGTCTTACCTCCTGCCCAGCCATTTGAAAAATATAAAGACCACGTTGAGCAAACAACTTTGTTCAAATTATTACAAAAGATGCCAAAAGGCGGTATACATCATTTGCACCCCGCCGCTGGTGTCGATTTTGAATGGTTGATCGATAAAACAATACAAGAACCCAAAAGCTATGTGTATTGGGGGAAATCTTCTGCAGAATACATTAAGGGGCAAATTGAATTTTTTGGTGAAAAGAAAGTTCCTTCAGGGTTTTACTCCATTTCAGAACTTGATAAAAACAACACTCACTTTAAAGAAGAACTTCTTCAATTATTGACCTTAACTAAAGAACCAACTGTTGATTCTCTAAACATTTGGATAGAATTTGAAAAGACATTTCAAAGAATTAATGGAGCCTATCAGTACAAGCCTTTGTATGAAGATTACATGAAAAATGTAATCGGTAATCTTATTAATGACAGTATCATGCATATGGAAACACGCCTTTTTCTAAGCAATAAATATGACATTGATACCAAGGGGCAGCGCATTACTTATCCCATAGACACCACCATACAAACATTAAAAAGAGTAGTTGAAAAAACCAAAATCGATTATCCTGGTTTTACTCATAAAGCCATCTACACTTCATTACGGTTCTATTCAAATAAAAAGATTGCCGAAGAACTTGTAACCGCGTTTCAAATTAGAAAAAAGTATCCCGAGTTTATTAAGGGGTTTGATTTGGTAGCTGAGGAAGACAATGGCCATACAACGCATTATTTTGAACAATCTTGGAAAATGATGGATTCATTAAAACAGGTGTATGGTATAGATATGCCCTTATACCTACACGATGGTGAAAGTAACTCTCAATCTGTAGACAATCTATTCGATGCAGTTTTATTAGGAAGCAAAAGAATTGGCCACGGATTTAATTTGATGAATTTCCCTAAACTCGTTGACCTCGTCATTGAAAATGATATTTGTATTGAAGTAAATCCGCTAAGCAATCAAATACTGGGTTATTCCAAAGATTTACGGCTCCACCCTGCATCGCTAATGCTTAGACACGGTGTTCAATGCTCTATAAGCTCAGATGATCCCGCCATCTTCAATTATACTGGACTTAGTTATGATTATTGGTATAGTATTATGGCGTGGGAATTGGATTTAAAAGACATTAAAAAACTTGTTTTGAACTCAATTACCTATAGTTCTTTGAATTCTAATGAAAAAAGAGAAGCTATGGACCAACTTGAAAAAAGTTGGATGCATTTTGTAAATTACGCCAATGAGTTTCTGTAA
- a CDS encoding exopolysaccharide biosynthesis polyprenyl glycosylphosphotransferase, giving the protein MKKSLLVIPFSVLVHLCIINSVLYFMTPATYLAGGNVLYYNLAWLFITFSFNYYPTERRERFETNLARYFKLLGLFGLSYFALYGFKSNVVYPFEYRASVFLIICFFLTAYRSFFYWMRTKYRLYGGNFRNVVVVGRDKNLKKIRKVFDQPELGYRYKGFFDDKPSGSPTYLGKMNDSFKYILENDIDYIYCIASKLSKKELEYLVTFADNNLKKLMIIPDNKEIFSRSMSIQLYDTIPVLAMRKSPLELDYAPVIKRAFDFVFSSLVILMVLSWLTPLLFVLMKSESKGPLFFKQKRNGVNRKAFWCYKFRSMTVNKEANTAMATKNDMRVTRIGKILRKTSIDELPQFINVFLGEMSVVGPRPHMESHTEKYETSIDKYLVRHFVKPGVTGLAQIKGYRGEIIKKADIVNRIRLDIFYTESWSMGLDLSIIFSTVVNAVRGEEKAY; this is encoded by the coding sequence ATGAAAAAGTCTTTATTAGTTATTCCTTTCTCGGTTCTTGTACATCTTTGTATAATCAATAGTGTTCTTTATTTCATGACTCCTGCAACATATTTGGCAGGAGGTAATGTGCTCTATTATAATTTAGCCTGGCTCTTTATTACTTTTAGTTTTAACTATTACCCTACAGAGCGAAGGGAGCGGTTTGAAACTAATCTTGCACGTTACTTTAAATTATTAGGTCTTTTTGGATTATCTTATTTTGCCTTGTACGGTTTTAAAAGTAATGTGGTTTATCCTTTTGAGTACCGAGCTTCGGTATTTCTTATTATTTGTTTTTTCTTGACTGCTTATAGATCGTTTTTCTATTGGATGCGGACAAAATATAGATTGTACGGAGGCAACTTCAGAAATGTAGTAGTTGTCGGAAGGGATAAGAATTTAAAAAAAATTAGAAAGGTTTTTGATCAGCCAGAACTGGGTTATAGGTATAAGGGATTTTTTGATGACAAACCTTCTGGAAGCCCTACTTATTTGGGTAAGATGAATGATTCTTTTAAATACATTCTTGAAAATGATATTGACTACATTTATTGTATTGCTTCAAAATTATCAAAAAAAGAACTGGAGTATTTAGTAACCTTTGCGGACAATAACCTGAAAAAATTAATGATTATTCCGGATAACAAAGAAATTTTTTCTCGGTCTATGTCAATTCAACTATATGACACTATACCTGTGTTGGCGATGAGGAAATCTCCTCTCGAGTTGGATTATGCACCAGTTATAAAAAGAGCTTTTGATTTCGTTTTTTCATCGCTTGTTATTCTTATGGTTCTATCATGGCTTACTCCATTATTATTCGTTTTAATGAAATCTGAATCTAAAGGGCCATTGTTCTTCAAGCAAAAAAGAAATGGTGTAAACAGAAAGGCTTTTTGGTGTTACAAATTTAGATCCATGACGGTAAATAAAGAAGCTAATACGGCTATGGCAACTAAAAATGATATGCGGGTAACTCGTATTGGCAAAATACTGCGTAAAACCAGTATTGATGAACTGCCACAATTTATTAATGTTTTTCTTGGGGAGATGAGTGTTGTTGGTCCAAGACCGCATATGGAGTCTCATACGGAGAAGTATGAAACATCTATAGATAAGTATTTGGTACGGCATTTTGTAAAACCAGGTGTTACTGGTTTGGCTCAGATAAAAGGGTATCGTGGAGAAATTATTAAAAAAGCAGATATCGTAAACCGTATTCGGTTGGATATATTTTACACGGAAAGTTGGTCTATGGGACTTGATTTAAGTATTATTTTCTCTACTGTGGTCAATGCGGTAAGAGGAGAGGAAAAAGCGTATTAA